A single genomic interval of Rhododendron vialii isolate Sample 1 chromosome 3a, ASM3025357v1 harbors:
- the LOC131320346 gene encoding uncharacterized protein LOC131320346: protein MADSSMGIEMVGNEIPALKEALFAQQQLLQKLYNELDVEREASASAASEALSMILRLQGEKAAVKMEANQYKRLAEEKMCHAEEALAIFEDLIYQKEMEIASLEYQVQAYRYKLLSLGCNDIGVCETIFPENLLQRNENLIGDVGCQTNLRRNSMPLMPLKFSYQRKGSFEKERCVSPELSSKIEEENINSEPNSKISDMEKKLENYAIGDITSYWEQIRKLDERVREIADGNGVKSTNLRSRSRSSSLVFDSTKGPITNESGHCQSLLDNEATVSPSGYSCVHDVFEVPQTRESEEGCRGDREPERQLVLEGDNRDGKPDSVPPEAFKPHVKKETDWVRKMFPSKHQKNNLPGPSERVALDCHLALVHSTTEVAESHSKFQQLNISRISEIVEVERNGEGLETANREEEELKLLKEIQEQLNSIQSEIKSLKTIKSSPSYELPLLSLTEAMLHFWL from the exons ATGGCAGATAGTAGCATGGGTATAGAAATGGTGGGAAATGAGATTCCAGCTTTAAAAGAAGCACTTTTTGCTCAACAACAGCTTCTGCAAAAGCTTTACaatgagttggatgtggaaaGAGAAGCCTCCGCTTCTGCAGCCAGTGAAGCTCTATCTATGATTTTACGGCTGCAAGGAGAAAAGGCTGCTGTGAAAATGGAAGCTAACCAATACAAGAGATTGGCAGAAGAAAAGATGTGTCACGCAGAAGAAGCTCTAGCGATTTTCGAAGATCTTATCTATCagaaagaaatggaaattgCTTCTTTGGAATATCAGGTACAGGCTTATAGGTACAAACTATTAAGCTTGGGATGCAATGATATCGGTGTTTGTGAAACAATATTTCCGGAAAATCTACTGCAAAGAAACGAAAACTTAATTGGAGACGTGGGTTGTCAAACGAATTTGAGAAGGAATTCTATGCCACTGATGCCTCTAAAATTCTCATATCAAAGGAAGGGtagttttgaaaaggaaagatGTGTTAGTCCGGAATTGAGTTCCAAGATAGAGGAGGAAAACATAAACAGTGAACCTAATTCAAAGATCTCAGATATGGAGAAGAAGTTGGAGAACTATGCGATTGGGGATATTACTTCATACTGGGAACAAATCAGGAAGTTAGATGAACGGGTGAGGGAGATAGCAGATGGCAATGGAGTTAAGTCTACGAACTTGAGGAGCCGATCAAGGTcttcttcattagtttttgaTTCAACAAAAGGACCCATCACTAATGAATCCGGCCACTGTCAATCCTTACTTGACAACGAGGCAACTGTCAGTCCTTCTGGTTACTCATGTGTTCATGATGTATTTGAAGTTCCACAAACTCGTGAGAGTGAGGAAGGTTGCAGAGGAGATAGAGAACCAGAGAGACAGTTGGTATTGGAGGGTGATAATAGGGATGGAAAGCCAGATTCTGTTCCACCAGAGGCTTTCAAACCACACGTGAAGAAGGAAACCGATTGGGTAAGGAAAATGTTTCCATCCAAACACCAGAAAAACAATTTGCCTGGACCAAGTGAGAGGGTAGCTCTTGACTGCCATTTGGCTCTTGTTCACTCCACAACCGAGGTTGCTGAATCTCATTCCAAGTTCCAACAGCTTAACATTAGTAGGATATCAGAGATAGTTGAGGTTGAGAGAAATGGTGAAGGATTGGAAACTGCtaacagagaagaagaagaattgaagTTGTTGAAGGAGATTCAGGAGCAACTCAATTCAATTCAGTCTGAGATAAAAAGTCTGAAAACTATTAAGTCCTCTCCTTCCTACGAGTTACCCCTCCTTTCCCTAACTGAG GCAATGTTACACTTTTGGCTCTGA
- the LOC131320356 gene encoding putative leucine-rich repeat receptor-like serine/threonine-protein kinase At2g24130 produces the protein MGFRNIFKFSFLFLFIAFFEVSCQENVQILSDRTSLLSFMSRIIADPGHALKNWNSSGTHVCNWLGIQCNNDRDRVIKLDLRGRSLRGKISPSISNLSFLTILDLTGNFFEGQIPAELGRLSGLQQLSLSFNFLEGKIPKELGLLRDLEYLNLGSNRLSGEIPMPLLCNGSSSLEYLDLSNNSLSGFIPLNDQCELRKLRFLLLWSNELVGQIPKSLSNSTILEWIDLESNSLSGELPSERLAQMPLLQYVYLSYNNFISHHGNTNLDPFFSSLANSSNLQELELAGNNIGGKLPSIIGDLSSNLISNLFNLTLLNLSHNLLNGSIPYEICQLERLERLYLSNNSLSGEIPSAFGNVPHLGLLDLSNNKLSGSIPDSFANLSQLRRLFLYGNQLSGTIPPSLGKCINLEILDLSQNRISGGIPSEVAGLSSLKLYLNLSSNFLQGPIPLELSKMDMVLAIDLSSNNLSGTIPSQLGSCIALEHLNLSHNLLQGSLPVAIGHLTYLKDLDVSFNRLTGEIPQSLQRSSALEHLNLSFNNFHGNVSNEGAFLSLSIDSFVGNRGLCGSIKGMKSCPKKRIKHLMILAVILSGFSFAALMFCTFRVPLSLEARFKRQCTGFSGGEMEKGEEKGSKEIKYPRITHRELFEATGGFSSSSLIGSGQFGHVYKGLLQDNTRIAVKVLDSRTKEEISGSFKRECQVLKRTRHRNLIRIITICSNPDFKALVLPLMPNGSLENHLYPRHGLSHGLDLPQLVSICSDVAEGMAYLHHHSPVKVVHCDLKPSNILLDEDMTALVTDFGIARLVKGGDDESESANDSVSFCSTHGLLCGSVGYIAPEYGLGKRASTQGDVYSYGVLLLEIVTGKRPTDVLVHEGSSLHEWVKRQYPHKLEPLVEEALERRAPNGTQVYDKKMWCDVVLELIELGLICTQYNHSTRPTMSDVAHEMSRLKQYLCSPSSTLLIEEACDKSQGSLTR, from the exons ATGGGTTTTCGCAATATTTTCAAGTTTAGTTTTCTCTTCTTGTTTATAGCTTTCTTTGAGGTATCGTGTCAAGAAAATGTTCAGATTTTGAGTGACCGCACTTCTCTCCTCTCATTCATGTCCAGGATCATTGCTGACCCCGGACATGCTCTGAAGAACTGGAATTCTTCAGGTACTCACGTATGCAACTGGTTGGGAATTCAGTGCAATAACGATAGAGACCGAGTAATAAAGCTTGATCTCAGAGGAAGATCCTTGAGGGGGAAAATTTCACCCTCCATTTCAAATCTTTCTTTCTTGACAATTCTTGATTTAACCGGTAACTTCTTCGAAGGCCAAATTCCGGCTGAGTTAGGGAGACTTTCCGGCCTCCAACAACTCAGTTTATCGTTTAATTTTCTCGAAGGGAAAATTCCTAAAGAGTTGGGATTACTTCGCGATTTGGAGTACCTTAATCTTGGAAGTAACCGACTCTCTGGTGAAATCCCGATGCCACTTTTGTGCAATGGCTCTTCTTCTCTGGAATATTTGGACCTTTCCAACAATTCTCTCAGTGGTTTCATACCTCTGAATGATCAATGTGAGCTTAGGAAGTTGAGGTTTCTTCTGCTTTGGTCTAATGAATTGGTGGGTCAAATTCCTAAATCCCTTTCCAATTCCACAATACTAGAATGGATTGATTTGGAATCAAATTCCCTATCCGGGGAATTACCAAGTGAGAGACTGGCTCAAATGCCGCTGCTGCAATATGTTTACCTCTCCTACAACAACTTCATAAGCCACCATGGTAACACAAACCTTGAtccctttttctcttctttagCTAATTCCTCTAATTTGCAAGAACTTGAATTGGCTGGAAATAACATTGGTGGGAAACTACCTTCTATTATTGGTGATCTCTCCAGTAATCTT ATTTCAAACCTATTCAATCTCACCCTCTTGAACTTGTCTCATAACCTTTTGAATGGATCCATCCCATACGAAATATGCCAATTGGAAAGACTAGAGAGGCTCTATTTGTCGAACAATTCGCTATCCGGTGAGATCCCATCGGCTTTTGGCAATGTTCCCCATTTGGGTCTTTTAGACTTGTCGAACAACAAGCTATCCGGATCGATCCCAGATAGTTTTGCTAATCTTTCTCAATTGAGAAGGCTCTTCCTCTATGGAAACCAGCTTTCTGGAACAATCCCACCAAGTTTAGGGAAATGCATAAATTTGGAAATACTGGACCTTTCCCAAAACAGAATTTCTGGGGGAATTCCCAGTGAAGTTGCAGGGCTAAGCAGCTTGAAGTTGTACTTGAATTTGTCTAGCAATTTTTTACAAGGGCCTATTCCACTAGAGCTGAGCAAAATGGACATGGTTTTAGCAATTGATTTGTCCTCAAACAATCTTTCTGGAACAATTCCATCACAGCTTGGGAGTTGCATTGCCTTAGAACATCTCAATCTTTCCCATAATTTACTTCAAGGCTCTCTCCCTGTCGCAATTGGACATTTGACTTACCTTAAAGACCTTGATGTTTCATTCAACCGTTTAACCGGTGAAATACCACAATCTCTGCAGAGGTCTTCAGCTCTAGAACATCTCAACTTGTCTTTCAACAACTTCCATGGGAATGTATCAAACGAGGGGGCTTTTTTGTCTTTGAGCATCGATTCTTTCGTGGGTAACCGGGGGCTCTGTGGCTCAATCAAAGGCATGAAAAGCTGCCCCAAGAAAAGGATTAAACATCTAATGATCCTGGCAGTTATCCTCTCAGGATTTTCATTTGCAGCTCTCATGTTTTGCACGTTTCGAGTCCCTCTATCGCTCGAGGCAAGGTTCAAAAGACAATGCACTGGATTTAGTGGCGGGGAAATGGAGaagggagaagaaaaaggaagtaAAGAGATAAAGTACCCGAGAATCACTCACCGGGAACTCTTCGAAGCCACCGGTGGATTCAGCAGCTCAAGCCTAATTGGATCAGGGCAATTCGGTCATGTCTACAAGGGGTTACTCCAAGACAACACAAGAATTGCCGTGAAAGTATTGGATTCGAGGACAAAAGAAGAGATTTCAGGCAGTTTCAAGAGAGAATGTCAG GTACTAAAAAGAACCAGGCACAGAAACTTGATCAGGATCATAACAATCTGTAGCAATCCAGATTTCAAGGCACTTGTTTTGCCACTAATGCCTAATGGGAGCCTGGAAAACCATCTGTACCCGAGGCACGGGTTGAGCCACGGGCTAGATTTGCCTCAGCTAGTGAGCATTTGCAGCGATGTCGCGGAAGGGATGGCATATTTGCACCATCACTCTCCTGTTAAAGTCGTGCACTGCGATCTGAAACCGAGCAATATTCTCCTTGATGAGGACATGACTGCTTTGGTAACCGATTTTGGCATTGCACGATTGGTGAAAGGTGGCGACGATGAGAGTGAATCAGCGAATGATTCGGTTTCCTTCTGTTCTACACATGGGTTGCTTTGTGGATCAGTTGGTTACATTGCTCCAG AATACGGACTAGGAAAGCGGGCCTCAACGCAAGGAGATGTCTACAGTTATGGAGTCCTATTGCTAGAAATAGTGACAGGAAAACGCCCCACGGACGTGCTTGTCCACGAGGGTTCGAGCCTTCACGAGTGGGTGAAGAGGCAGTACCCGCACAAGCTCGAGCCACTAGTCGAAGAAGCTTTGGAGAGGCGTGCGCCCAATGGCACCCAAGTCTATGACAAGAAGATGTGGtgcgacgtcgttttggagtTGATTGAGCTAGGGCTAATATGCACACAGTACAACCATTCAACAAGGCCAACTATGTCAGATGTTGCCCATGAGATGTCACGGTTGAAGCAATATCTTTGTAGCCCTTCTTCCACATTGCTCATTGAAGAAGCTTGTGACAAAAGTCAGGGTTCACTAACTAGGTGA